The Pseudanabaena sp. BC1403 genome includes the window AGGCGAATTTGTCTCCGAATCCTTAGTCGATGGAGTTACCTCAATTGTGGCGATTTCCATCGATGAACATTGCTTTGGTGACAAACATACTATCTACTACCAAAAAGGAAGAATTCAATCTTTAGACGATATTTATCAGGCAAATATCAAGGGGTGTTATCGCGAACTCTTAGAAAGCTTTCAGATTCGCGCAAATATGGTCGTACCATTACTAAATGGCGAAGATCTATGGGGACTGCTATGTATTCATCAATGTTATGAGCCACGACCTTGGCAGCAATCAGAAATCGAATTTGTGCAGCAAATTGCCAATCAATTAGCGATCGCCATTCAACAAGCCAATCTATTTGAACAGATTCAGAAAGAATTAACCGAAAGACAACAAGCCGAGTCGCGACTGACAGAAAGTAACCAACAGCTTGCTATTTCCAATCAAGAACTAGCTCTCACTACTCGGCTTAAAGATGAATTTCTTGCCAATATGGTCACAATTAATCAGCAGCTTGCCATCTCCAATGAGGAACTAGCTCGCGCTACTCGCCTTAAAGATGAGTTTCTTGCCAATATGAGCCATGAATTGCGAACTCCCCTCAATGCGATCTTAGGAATGTCTGAAGCATTGCAAGAACAGGTCTTTGGCGCAATTAATCAAGAGCAGAAAGAGTCGTTAGAAACAATTGCCAGCAGCGGTAAACATCTATTGGAATTGATTAATGACATTCTTGATGTTGCCAAAATCGAATCGGGACAAGTCGAGATCGTCTGTTCGCAAACCGCGATCGATGAACTATGTCAATCGAGTTTGCCCTTTGTTAAGCAGCAAGCATTACGAAAACGCATTCATCTGGAATTAAAAATCGTCCCTAATTTACCAGAACTATTTGTCGATGAGAGACGTATTCGCCAAGCTTTGATTAATCTGCTCAGTAATGCGATTAAGTTCACTCCTGAAAAAGGTCGGGTGTCATTGGCGGTTAGTCTCCAGCAAAATCCAGCAAAAATCACGAATGAAATCACGAGCGAAATTAGATTTGCCGTAACTGATACAGGGATCGGCATTTCCCCAGAAAATCTGCAAAAATTATTTCAACCCTTTGTCCAAATAGATGGAGCGCTCAATCGTCAAAACACAGGCACTGGCTTAGGTCTGGCGTTAGTTAAGAGCATTGTAGAGATGCATAAAGGCACGGTAAGTGTCACGAGTGAGGTGGGCGTAGGTAGTTGTTTTACGATCGCACTTCCCTGCGAAAATATATCAACGTCATCGCCTATATATCCAAATCAACCCCCAAGTCCTTTAGAGACAAGTCCTGATAATGGTATTGCTGAGGGGCTGCCCACACTATTACTCGCGGAAGATAATGAAGCAAATAAGCTGACAATCTCTAGATACCTCAAAGCCAGAGGCTATCAATTGTTGTTTGCCAAAGATGGTCGAGAAGCGATCGATCTTGCAAGGTCGATGCGACCTGATTTAATCTTAATGGATATTCAAATGCCAAATATTGACGGGCTAGAGGCGATCAAAATCATTCGTGGCAGTAATATTCCTGAATTAGCGAACATTCCCATTATTGCCTTAACTGCTTTAGCGATGATAGGCGATCGCGAGAGATGTATAGAAGCTGGGGCAAATGAGTATTTAACAAAACCCGTCAAACTCAATCAACTAGCCACGACAATCAAACAAGTTTTAGCCCGAAAGCAATAAATAACCGATTTTTTGTGTTGAGGCGAAGCCGCGCCACCAAAAATCTTAAATCGCAGAAACCTACCCAAATAATCTATGAATAACCAATCCATTTTAATCGTTGATGATGAGTCGCATAATTTTGATGTTATAGAAGCATTGTTGAATGAATATGACTATGAATTAAATTATGCATCTAGTGGACAGGAAGCACTCGAATCTTTAGAAATCCTAGAGATAGATTTAATTTTATTGGATGTAATGATGCCCAATATGGATGGTATCAAAGTCTGCGAACGCATCAAAGCCATTCCCAAATATAGCCCAATTCCGATCATTATGGTCACAGCTCTTACTGCTAAGGAAGATCTAGCTCAATGTTTAAATGCAGGGGCTAATGACTTTATTAGCAAGCCTGTTAATGCTCTTGAACTGCGGGCTAGGGTGCAATCAATGTTGAGAATGAAACAGCAATACGATGCTTTGCAAATATCCCTCGATCGCCAGTTAGTCTTAGAAGCAGAAAAGAGAGAGTTATTAAAGTATCGTAATGCTGAACTAGAGCGGCAAACCGACGAAGCACATTTTCGAGCTAACACTGATGACTTAACTCAGGTATCCAATCGTCGCTGTTTTGACGATCGCCTACAGAAAGAATGGCAACGTCTAAAGCGGGAACAAACATGGCTTTCCCTCATTTTGATCGACATTGATTATTTCAAAAATTATAATGACTTCTACGGGCATCTTTCTGGAGATGATTGCTTGATCAAATTTGCACAAACCGCCGTCAAACAACTCAAACGTCCTGACGATCTATTTGCTCGCTATGGAGGGGAAGAATTTATGGTGATTTTACCCAACACAGAGATAGATGGTGCGATCGCAGTTGCTGAGTCCATCCAAGAGGCTATCCGCAACCTAAATATTCCTCACAAAGATTCCAAGGTCAGTGAAATCGTCACCATTAGCATGGGCATTTCTAGCGTGATTCCTACTTCGGATAAATCACCTCAACATCTAATTTCCCTATCTGATAAGGCACTTTATGAGGCTAAATATCAAGGT containing:
- a CDS encoding ATP-binding protein, encoding MKGLPIFPISLRISIPTILIFCGGLLGLTSFNQEINEAYQKTEINTKNYVQISAGQTSRILDYLYRRANIEDAEITIISQLGSDPNLNLVMLINDDDVVRLSNRYELKNEPVTKTQGVDYVEKFGAVRKNLSGDVLISADRSKLIAMYPVILPLQPNELQSSKVGVLFFEYDLTRTKQIAFNDALKRSLFFSGSLTIFCIGIWFFFEITLTRRVSRLVAVSNSLAEGKLDERAGLTGSDELFQISVAFDRMAGKIQDNANILLRQNAVLQSQIEASIDGISIVDENRNIVYYNQRICDLWQIPVNIIETGDDREFMKWVLSNLVEPEIFCAKIEYLYENPHSSSVDEVVLKDGHIFDCYSTSVKSLSGDFYYGRIWYFRNITDRRKAEKLIQQQAERERLLREITQRIRQSLDLVTIFNTATEEIREFLNADRVGVLKFDPKSHNTQGEFVSESLVDGVTSIVAISIDEHCFGDKHTIYYQKGRIQSLDDIYQANIKGCYRELLESFQIRANMVVPLLNGEDLWGLLCIHQCYEPRPWQQSEIEFVQQIANQLAIAIQQANLFEQIQKELTERQQAESRLTESNQQLAISNQELALTTRLKDEFLANMVTINQQLAISNEELARATRLKDEFLANMSHELRTPLNAILGMSEALQEQVFGAINQEQKESLETIASSGKHLLELINDILDVAKIESGQVEIVCSQTAIDELCQSSLPFVKQQALRKRIHLELKIVPNLPELFVDERRIRQALINLLSNAIKFTPEKGRVSLAVSLQQNPAKITNEITSEIRFAVTDTGIGISPENLQKLFQPFVQIDGALNRQNTGTGLGLALVKSIVEMHKGTVSVTSEVGVGSCFTIALPCENISTSSPIYPNQPPSPLETSPDNGIAEGLPTLLLAEDNEANKLTISRYLKARGYQLLFAKDGREAIDLARSMRPDLILMDIQMPNIDGLEAIKIIRGSNIPELANIPIIALTALAMIGDRERCIEAGANEYLTKPVKLNQLATTIKQVLARKQ
- a CDS encoding diguanylate cyclase domain-containing protein; amino-acid sequence: MNNQSILIVDDESHNFDVIEALLNEYDYELNYASSGQEALESLEILEIDLILLDVMMPNMDGIKVCERIKAIPKYSPIPIIMVTALTAKEDLAQCLNAGANDFISKPVNALELRARVQSMLRMKQQYDALQISLDRQLVLEAEKRELLKYRNAELERQTDEAHFRANTDDLTQVSNRRCFDDRLQKEWQRLKREQTWLSLILIDIDYFKNYNDFYGHLSGDDCLIKFAQTAVKQLKRPDDLFARYGGEEFMVILPNTEIDGAIAVAESIQEAIRNLNIPHKDSKVSEIVTISMGISSVIPTSDKSPQHLISLSDKALYEAKYQGRDRYVVAIS